In one window of Nocardioides panacisoli DNA:
- a CDS encoding DUF5063 domain-containing protein codes for MGNEEAEFRKCAATYCDLIENAGVLGREVLLAHLHELLPALICVALRLPEVETSEGDSPEIDQESWAAQYRRLAGALGAEGAYWTTLATLGDALPQPVMLPLADDLADIWRDLKAPLIALDGETSLSDAAWEWRFSFHSHWGSHAVEALRAVHAMTR; via the coding sequence ATGGGCAACGAAGAAGCCGAGTTCCGGAAGTGCGCCGCGACATATTGCGACCTCATCGAGAATGCAGGCGTCCTGGGTCGAGAGGTTCTTCTGGCGCACCTGCATGAGCTCCTACCCGCTCTGATCTGCGTTGCGCTGCGCCTACCCGAGGTCGAAACATCCGAGGGCGACTCACCAGAGATCGACCAAGAGTCGTGGGCTGCCCAGTACAGACGCCTTGCCGGGGCGCTCGGGGCCGAGGGCGCCTACTGGACGACCCTCGCAACGCTCGGCGACGCCCTCCCGCAGCCAGTCATGCTGCCACTGGCTGATGATCTCGCAGACATCTGGCGCGACCTCAAGGCACCACTCATCGCTCTTGACGGTGAGACTTCGCTGAGCGATGCAGCGTGGGAGTGGCGGTTCAGTTTCCATTCTCATTGGGGATCCCACGCCGTCGAAGCATTGCGCGCGGTCCATGCAATGACCCGATGA
- a CDS encoding exodeoxyribonuclease III produces MRLATWNVNSLRTRIDRVEALLERHDIDVLAVQETKAREDQLPLMGLQAAGYEVAALGHDQWNGVAIISRVGLTDVTEGFPGMPAFNDKHEARALGATCDGVRVWSLYVPNGRKPDDPHYAYKLEWLAALRAASQEWRDQPTALVGDWNVCPYDEDCFDPSQFTKSTHLTQPERDAFFAVEGDYADVVRPHCPGPEVYTYWDYYRQRFERNRGLRIDFVLGSPTFADRVTGAFIDTDERNPAQGTDKPSDHAPVVVDLTD; encoded by the coding sequence GTGCGCCTCGCCACCTGGAACGTCAACTCCCTCCGCACCCGCATCGACCGCGTCGAGGCCCTGCTCGAACGCCACGACATCGACGTGCTCGCGGTGCAGGAGACCAAGGCACGCGAGGACCAGCTGCCGCTCATGGGGCTGCAGGCGGCCGGCTACGAGGTCGCCGCACTAGGTCACGACCAGTGGAACGGCGTGGCGATCATCAGCCGTGTCGGCCTCACCGACGTCACCGAGGGCTTCCCCGGCATGCCGGCCTTCAACGACAAGCACGAGGCCCGCGCACTCGGTGCCACCTGCGACGGGGTGCGCGTGTGGAGCCTCTACGTCCCCAACGGGCGCAAGCCCGACGACCCGCACTACGCCTACAAGCTGGAGTGGCTCGCCGCCCTGCGGGCCGCGTCGCAGGAGTGGCGGGACCAACCCACCGCGCTGGTCGGCGACTGGAACGTCTGCCCCTACGACGAGGACTGCTTCGACCCGAGCCAGTTCACGAAGTCGACCCACCTGACCCAGCCCGAGCGCGACGCCTTCTTCGCCGTCGAGGGCGACTACGCCGACGTCGTACGTCCCCACTGCCCGGGGCCGGAGGTCTACACCTACTGGGACTACTACCGGCAGCGCTTCGAGCGGAACCGCGGCCTGCGCATCGACTTCGTCCTCGGCTCCCCCACCTTCGCCGACCGCGTCACCGGCGCCTTCATCGACACCGACGAGCGCAACCCCGCGCAGGGCACCGACAAGCCGTCGGACCACGCCCCTGTCGTCGTGGATCTGACTGACTGA
- a CDS encoding glutaredoxin domain-containing protein: MIGPSPTSVSAAEGVQAAADGKVVVYFRRGCTFCEWLRLSLGSRRKDVVWVDIWADPEAAAYVRSVNDGNETVPTVVIDGAAHTNPAPRKVKAALDR; the protein is encoded by the coding sequence ATGATCGGTCCCTCTCCCACGTCGGTGTCGGCTGCCGAGGGCGTGCAGGCCGCCGCCGACGGCAAGGTCGTCGTCTACTTCCGCCGCGGCTGCACCTTCTGCGAGTGGCTGCGGCTCTCGCTCGGCTCGCGACGCAAGGACGTCGTGTGGGTCGACATCTGGGCGGATCCGGAGGCGGCGGCGTACGTCCGCAGCGTCAACGACGGCAACGAGACCGTGCCGACGGTGGTGATCGACGGCGCGGCACACACCAACCCCGCGCCGCGGAAGGTCAAGGCCGCGCTGGACCGCTGA